The segment TCTCGATGCGGACGATGGCAGCTTGGCCCCCTCAGATCAGAATCGCGGGATCGAACTGCAAGTGCTGGGCCGAGCCCGATACGATCGGCGCGCGCAGACCTGGACACAGTTCGAGATGCTCGCAGTCGGCTCGCGCTGGGGCGGCGGTCCACTCAACGGACGCAAGGACGACACCAAACCCGGCGGGATCGGGTTCTACGTGGCGATGGATACGACTCCGTTCGCTCTGCTCGCACCCCCGTTTGGCCAAGCTCCCGAGCGGTAAACTCCGCCCATTGCATGGATTACCGCCGAACGTATCTCAAGGACCTCTTCGAACTCGCACCGGGAACGCAAACTGAAGCGTACGGTTGGGTCAAAACACGACGCGACAGCAAGGAAGTCAGCTTCGTCCAACTCTCGGACGGTTCGACCTTTCGAGACCTGCAAGTCGTGATCGAATCCGGATCCATCGACGAGCAACTGCTGAAGTCGCTCACGACCGGCGCATGCGCCAAGTTCACCGGCGAGGTGGTGGCTTCGCCCGCCTCGGGTCAAGCGGTCGAGCTCAAGGCTTCGGGAGTCACGCTCTACGGAGCCGCGAATCCCGAGCAATACCCGCTCCAGAAGAAAGGGGCGACGATGGAGTTTCTGCGCGAAATTGCCCATTTGCGGATGCGCGGCAACACGTTCGGTGCAGTTTTCCGCGTGCGCAGCCGGGCGGCGTACGCGATTCACAAGTTCTTTAACGACCGCGGATTCCACTACGTCCACACGCCGATCATTACCGCTAGCGATTGCGAGGGCGCAGGCGCGATGTTTGCGGTCACAACCATGCTTGACGAGCCTAAGCACGATCAACAGGCGAAACTAAAGACCGCAGAGTACGCCGAGGACTTCTTCGGCAAGCCCGCATTCCTCACCGTTTCCGGTCAGCTCGAAGCCGAGACGTTCGCTCTGGGGATGACCAACGTTTACACCTTTGGCCCGACCTTCCGCGCGGAGCGGAGCAACACCGCCCGGCACCTCTCCGAATTCTGGATGATCGAGCCCGAGATGGCATTTTGCGATCTTGAGGGGGACATGAACCTCGCGGAGGAGTTCCTGAAAGCGGTCATTGGCGATGTGCTGAGCCACTGCGCGTCCGACCTGGAGTTCTTCAATCAACGGATCGAGCCTGAGCTCCTGAAGACGCTCGAGCACGTCGTCACTTCTGGGTTCGAGCGAATGACCTACACCGAGGCGGTCAAGCATCTGGAATCGAGCGGCGAGAAGTGGGAGTTCCCGGTGGGCTGGGGAATCGATTTACAGAGCGAGCACGAGCGGTGGCTCACCGAGGTGAAAGTCGGACGGCCAGTGATCCTAACGGACTATCCGCGCGAGATCAAGGCGTTTTACATGCGCGGTAACGACGACGGGAAGACGGTCCGGGCCATGGATGTTCTTGCTCCACGGATTGGCGAGATCATTGGCGGTTCGCAGCGCGAAGAGCGATTGGATGTTCTCGAATCGCGCATCGCGGAGATGGAGCTGCCATTGGAACCGTACCAGTGGTACCTGGACCTCCGCCGATTTGGTTCAGCACCCCACTCGGGCTTCGGGCTGGGGTTCGAGCGGTTGCTCATGTACCTTACGGGTATGAAGAACATCCGCGACGTAATCCCATACCACCGCACGCCCGGAAGCGCTGAATTCTGAGCCCTAGGACCCGATGACACGCGCGCAGGCGTGAATCGTTAACGTGCATGAGAGCCGGCCCAGGCTGGCTCCGGAGTTAAGCACGATGCAATGGCCGCGTATTTTTGTCGTTTGGGCACTCGCACTGGCACTCACGGTCGTGGGCTGCGGTGGCGGGACACCCAAGACCACAACGTCGATCATCAGTGGACGGGTCACGTTTGAGGACGGGCTTCCCGCGCGGGGTGCGGTCGTCACAGGACGCGATGGTAGCGCTATTACTACAACCAATGGCAGCTTTGTTTTGACCGGTCAACGCGCTGCCGACCTGGTCATCAAGGCCGAAATCACCGACAACGGCACGAAGTACATCGGGCAGAATTTGGCGCGCACGTACGAAGGCGAGCAGTATCCGAACGTGAATATCATGGTCGTCCCCCAGAACCAGACGGCCACCGTCGAAGGCGTCGTGGAAGACCGAAATGGCAATCCGCTTGAGCTCGCTCGAGTCTTCGCGCTCGGCGCAGGGGCACTGAGTAGCACGAGCGTCCTTACCGACAAGGACGGGAAATTCACCTTGCGATACCTGCTCGGTAACGTCAACTATGAAGTGAGCGCGGGAGGAGGCGACTACCGTAGCGACTCCGAGAGCGTCACGCTCAACGTCGGCGAGAAGCGGTTCATCCGTTTCGTACTCGGTAATCCGGGATCGCCGGTATTTGGTCCGCCGCAGAACTTGTCCGCCATCGCGTGGACGTCGCCCGTCAGCCGTGACGAATCGCTTTCGGCAGCGGTGGAGAACCTTAAGCGCCTAGTCGATCCGAAGCGACCCAAGACGTCGGGTCGCCTCTCGTCCAGCGGTAACCCGGTTGAGATCGAACTCGAATGGGATTCGATTTCCAATCCCGATCTGTACGGCTGGGGGATCTATCGCGCCCGCAGTAACGGTTCGTTCAGTGGGTTGGACTTCTTCCGCGAGCCGCTGGGCAGCGTCTACTTGGACTCGGACGTGAACCTCACGCCGAACAGCGAATACTCGTACCACGTAACGGCGTGCAACACCCGCTATCCGTACGACAATGGCAGCGAATCGGATCCGAGTGCGGATGTCGCCGTCACACCCTTGGACGACATGCGCCTGCGATCCACCACGCTCGCTCCGCTGACCTTCGCCTGGGAGCCAGTACTCGGCGCGGACAACTATGTGGTCTATCTCTTCGACCGCTACCCTGGTTTTGGGGTTGACTCGATCTGGAACAACGCCAGCGACCGAGCAACGGGCAACTCAAAGCGCTACAATGGCTCGATCCGACTCGTCACCGGCAAGCAGTACTACTTCATGGTGCTGGGGCTGGGGGACTCGGACTCTAGCCGTACCATCAGCGAGGTTGGTGCGTTTATCTACCAGGAATGAAACCCACGTCCACAAGTTCGAAATGGAACATCTGGGCCGCCATGATTGCGATCATGGCGGCCCTTCCCGCGTCGGCCACGATCCTCAAAGTCGAGGCGAGCCCTTTGGGGCGCGACTCCAGCCTGAGCCGTTCGGATGATGCGGTCCGGACGTTCACTCGGAATCTTGCGATCCTCACCCGTGGCGAACGCGAACTCCGGGCGAGGACCCAAGGCCAACAGGTCCTCGCTTCGATCCCGGTTCGGGTCCAGCTCACCCGAAACGGGCAGCCCGTGCCGCCACCATCGGCGACTCGCGGCGGCACCGACATCACCCTCCAGTTTGCTTCCGGCGCACGGTCCTTCCCGACCGACTACCAAGCGTTTCTACAAGACCTCTACACCCGTCTGAAGCCACGCATCGACGCTACCTTTGGCGCACCGAGTGTCGGTGGCAACGTCACCGTCTCCAACTACGATGTGGACATGGGCGACCGCGACGCCATCGCGGGCGGATACTACACGTTCGATGGGTCGGCACAAGAGATTCGTTTTCCAGTCTATTCGGACGCAATCGGCTACAAGCTTGAGGTCACCGCGGTCAACTTCTTGCACTGCCTGCTGCTCGCGACCATCGGTCCGCGCTCGCTGCCGGGTGACGGCTGGAACGAGGGGATCGTCCGAGCCGCGGTTCTCCAGATCGCGCGCACGCCCGGTGCGATGCCGCCGACTTTGGATTCCACATCCCTGGAGCAAGTGCTGCAAAGCTCGTATGAGGTCGGAGGGCTTTACGATTGGGGCAACCAACGAGCGCTCGCCGGACCCGAATTCATCGCTCCGAACCTCGTCAGCGAAGCGCTCCCCATCGGGGGGTCCCGCGGCGGCCTTTACTTGCTGCGCTACCAAATGGCGGGCTCGGCATTCCAAAAGGTGCTCGTTGAGTACCCGGCATTCGCCTCCGAGTTCTTGAGCCGCACTTACTTGCTAGGTGCGGCCCCTTCCCGAGCTTCGTTGCTTGCCGCAGGGCAAGCGAGCATCAACGCGCTCGGGGGATCGGGTTCGCTGGTCGAAGGGCAAACCTTCGCACAATGGGTCGCCAAGCAACGGATACTCGACACGACCCTGCAGCCAGGCACTAAGCTCGCCGTCCAAGCGTTCCCGATCACATCCGGGCTTCAGGGCTCGGAGTTTGGGGTCTTTGGCATCGAGGCGCACAGTTTCCGAACGAACCAGGACGGCACCGAGACGCTACTCTCGGGGAACGCCTTTCCGATCTTTTGGTCGCCGGACTACACCCGCTTTTTTACGTCAGGCCAGGACGACAAGATGTCGTTTTTCCTCGGCTACGGGTCGGTCGCGCCAAACTTTCCCGGAACGGCCTTTAATGGCGAGCCCTACCGGGTGACGGTGGACGTCCCCGCTGGGGATCAGGTCGCACGCATCGTGCTTCCCGCCGGAGCCGTCGCCACCGCCGCAAATCCGGCCGAGAACAATTTCTACGGCTGTGTGGTCGGCCCAGACCCGGGGCCGAATGCAAGCTATGCCGTTCGGATCTCGTTCGGCGCAGAACAAGTCGTTGTCCCGGTCACGCATGGGGCCTTCGGTGTGACGCTCAACACCGCGAACTTTGAACTCAGTCAGCGCCGGATGCTGGTCGAACTGCTCCGCATCCCCACGAGCGGTGCCACCGTTGTTTTGAACACGCGACTCGTGAACAAGGGGCCCGGGCCAATTGCCCTCAACCTGTATGTCGGGACCGACCGAGTGGTCAGTTTTGATGGGATCGGCATCCGACAGGGGCTGCAAATGATCGGTGCGATGGGCGAACCGGACACGAGCCATATTCCGGACCTGGTCGGCGGTTCAGTCCTCGCCGCGCGCTGGAACCCGACGAAATCCAAGTTCGAGTACTACCCAGAGTTTGGGGTTGCTGGAACGGGTCAAGGGTTCTTCGTTCAGTCCACCTCGGCGCTGCCCGGAAGCTACCTCACCCGAGTCGCGGATGGCGACGCGCTTACGGTAGCGCTGAAGCCAGGTTGGAACCTGATCGTGAACCCATTGCCGGTTGACGTGACCGCAGACACGCAGATCGAAGTGGTGACAGCGTCGAACTTCCCTCGCGCGTTCAGTGACGCAGTTTCCAGTGGGCTGATCGCGGGTGACTTCTTCCGCTTCTCGCCGACCGGCGAGTTTGCGGGGTCTCTGCTCGGCACGAATACTCTGGGCGCGGGTCAAGCGGCCTACGTAAAGTGCTTGGCGTCCACTGGCGCGACGCTGCTCTTCCGCCCCAGCGGGACCGCGAATCGCGGAGGCAACTCTGAGCCCGCACGATGGGAGATCGCTTTGCAAATGTCGACGACCACGGCCGTCGCCAATGCTCGCATCGGCGGACTAGAAGGCGCGACGGGAACGGTCGATCGGTACGATGTGGAACTGCCCCCCACGATGGGTGGCCTCCAGATCTCGCTCGGCGGAAAGCAGAACCTGTACCGTGACATGCGCGGATTCGGCAAGGCCGAGAACTATCTGATCCGCACTCAGAATCTGGCGGCGGGGACGAAGGTCAAGCTGGACTTGAAATTCCTGCGAGGAAAGATCGGCTCGGTGGTGGTCATCGTGCCCGGCGGCGGTCGGACTCGACTCACAAAATCGGGGGTCGTTGAATTCACCGTCAAACGGCCCGACGCAAACATTGTGGTGGCGGTACCACGGGTGAAGAAATGAAGTGGATCGGTGCACTGCTCCTAACTCTTGTATTGGTCCTCGCCGGATGCGGTGGTGGAGGCGGAGGAGGCGGCACAACCTCTTTTGTCAACCTCACGGGCGTCGTGACTTACCTATCGACGGGCGCACCGCCTTCACCCCAAGCGACCATCCAGGCGGGAAGTCGCAGCACAAAGTCGAATGCCTCCGACGGGAGCTTTGTCATGTCGGCGGCGTCGGGCACCAGCAGCATCGTCATCCTGTTCCAGGTTCCCGGTGGCGGTACTCAAACCATGACGTACACGTTTGCACCCGCGACGGGGGACCTCGATCTGGGTGAACTCTTTGTTGCTCCGGAGACGGTGACGGTCACCGGCAAGGCGTTGGCCGCCGCTGATTCTGCTCCCGTACCCGGCGCGACGGTCCGGTTCGCGGGCCGATCCACCACGACCGACAGTTCCGGTACCTACACGCTGACCGACGTCGCGTTCGACTCCACTGCTTTGGCCGCGTTCTTGTCGCTCGAAGGGACAGTGATCAAATCCGGCTTCTTCCCCGCGACGCTCTCCGCAAATGCGGGGCCGTCTTCGGGAGTCGTGACCATCGACGACATCTTCCTATCCGCGGATATCGGAGTCGAGCCTCCAGGAACGCCGTCGACCGTGGACGGGACGGTCACCCCGGGTGTGGTGGGCGGGACCGGCACCGTTGTTCAGCTCGTGCATAGCGGCACGGTCATCCGATCGGTGACGGTCGGCAGCAACGGCAAGTTTGGTTTCTGGGTGCCGGTTGGCAGCTACATTCTGCGCGCGTCGAATAGCGCGTCGGGCAAGAGTTCTGGTGACGTCACCGTGGTGCTCACGAGCCCGACCGATGTCGTTCGACCCACGCTCACGCTGCAGTAGACTGGCGAAGCATGCAGACGAACAAGCGAAAATCCTCGATAGGCTGGACCCTCGGTCTGGGCTTGGTGGCTGCGACTGTTTACTTCGGCGGACCTGCGCTGCTGAAGTTCGCCAAGAGCGACACGCTCAGCGCCTATCGCAGCGGTAGCGGCGCGCTCGACCCCGACAAGTCCACGACGTTCCTGCGGGATGTCGATTTCAGCCATTACGATGGGGACCGACTCGTCACCCGCGGGCATGTACGCGAGATGGACATCACCCAATCTCGCGAGCGCGTGACCATGCGCGGCATCGACAAGGGCGAGTACCTGGGCGAGAAGAACCAAGTCATCCGCTTTGAGGCTCCGGTCGGCGTGTGGAACCAGATGGCCAAGATGCTTTCGCTCAGCCAAGGAGTGCGGCTATTCAGCGGTGACTTTGACCTCAAAACTGCTTCGGCACTGTTTGAGAGCTCGCGTGAGCTCCTGCGAATTCCGGGGCAGATCGCTGGGAAGTTCTTCAAAGGAGATCTGAAGGCGCAACGCCTGCTGTATCACATCCCCACCAAGACGTACCAACTGGGACCGGTCGAGTGGGTCGGCATGCTACAGGAGGACGACAAGTCGCTCAAGCGCACGCGCTGGACAATCAAGGCTGACGGCGCGACCCGCGGCGCGGGCGATACCGAAGTCTGGACGACCGCCCAGGCCACGGACGGGGATGTCATTGTCCGCGCGGACCGAATCGAGCGCAACGTGAAGACGGATGTGCTCGTGGCGACCGGAAACGTCCGCTACTACAGCCGCGAGACGAACATGACCTGCAAGAAGGCGACCGTGTACCGCAAGCAGAAGCGCGCGGTGTTGGAAGGGGAGGTCAGCATGCTGGTCAAACCCCAGGACGCCCAGAAGCTTGAGGTCGTCGAGATCCCGCCCCTGCGCCCCATCGTGCCGGACTCGATAGCTAGCAGTCGTCCCTCAGCGGCGCGTACGGAAGAAGAACGAACTGCGGATGATGAGGTTCGTAGCGGATCGAACCGCCGCAAGTATCCAATCCAGATTTACGCCTCTAAGGTCGACTACAACTACGCTCGCGGCAGTCGACGCGCGGTCATCACGGGCTCGCCGCAGGCGCGACAAGAGCTGCCCGGCGGGCGGTGGCGGGCGGCCTGGTGCTCGGAAGCCATCTACGACCGCGAACGCGAGACGCTCGAGATGAAGAGCGGTGACCAACGGGTGCGGATCAAGACCTCGTTGGGGGACGACCTCACCGCCTCGTGGTTCAAAGTCAGTACGCGCGACGGCGACGATAGCTACGAAGCCAAGAGCTTGGCCGGAGAAGTATCGGTTGAGGACGAGGATTTACAGGATTCCCCTCCCGCGACTGAGCCCCCACCAGCAGACGGGACTACGCCACGGCTGCGGGGCCCCATCGGTCGTTAAGGCTCGACAAGTACAATAGGGCGACTCATGCCCAAGCAAACCTACATCACCACGCCGATCTACTACGTGAACAGCGTGCCGCACATTGGCACCACCCTCACGACTTTGGTGGCGGACATGTGTATGCGCTACGAACGGATGCGCGGCAACGAGGCGACGTACCTGACCGGAACCGACGAGAATGGCCCGAAGGTGATGGAAGCGGCGATCAAGAGCGGTCGCGATCCCATGGAATTCGTCACCGAGATTTCGGACCGGTTCCGCGAGACCTTCACCGCGATGAACATGCAGTACGACCGCTTCGTACGCACCACCGACGAGCACCATAAGCGTGCGGTGCACCTGTTCTTCAACACGTTGCGCGAGCGCGGCCATGTGTACGAGGGCACCTACGAAGGTTGGTACGACGTCAGCAGCGAGACCTTCTACAAAGAAGCCGACATCGTGGACGGAAAAAGCCCGGATGGCAACCCGGTCCAGTGGGTGAGCGAAAAGAACTGGTTCTTCCGGCTTTCCGCATTTGGCGACCAGTTGCTTGAGCACATCGAGGCGAATCCCAAGTTCTTGCTACCGGAATCACGCCGCAACGAAGTCGTCGCGTACATCAAACAAGGGCTACGCGACATGGCGATCAGCCGCAAGATCAGCGGATGGGGCATCCCGGTTCCAGGCGAAGAAGAGCAGGTGTTCTACGTTTGGTTCGATGCGCTGATCAGTTACATCAGCGGCACCGGTTGGCCCGATAACGGATGGGAGGCCCTGTGGCCCGCCGAGATCCACTGGATGGCCAAAGAGATCTTCACCCGATTCCACGCAACCTTTTGGCCCGCGATGCTGATGGCGATGGATTTGCCTCTGCCCAAGACAATTATCGCGCACGGCTGGTTTGTGTTCGGCGACCAGAAGATGAGCAAATCGCTGGGCAACATCATTGCACCGTTAGAGCTCGTTGAGGAGATCAAGGCTAAAACTGGAGCTGAGCACGCGATGGCGGTCGATGCCGTTCGCTTCTCGCTCGCCCGGCTGCTTCCCTACGACGGCGACACGAACTACACCCGCGCCGAAGTCGACAAACACTACAACTCGGACCTTGCCAACGACTTGGGCAATGCGCTGAACCGCAGCTTGTCGATGGCGCACAAGTTCGCAGGCGGAGTGGTGCCCGAAGCACCGATCGAATCGGAGATGGTCGCCGCCGTCCGGACCGCGGTCACTGACTTTGACGCGGCGATGGACATCTTGCACATCGACCACGCGACCGAAGCCGCGCTGGGGCTCGTCCGATTCCTGAACAAATACATCGACACCCGGGCGCCTTGGGCGCTTGCCAAGAGCGAAGACCCAGCGTTGGGCGGAGTCCTGCGCTCCATGCTTTTTGCCCTACGCGCCGCGGAAGGCATGCTCCGCCCGATCATGCCTTGGGCCGCCGACGCCATTGCCCAGCAGTTGGGGCTGCCTCCACTGGTCCGCTGGAGCGACATCGGTACTGAGGGGACCATCCCTGGTGGCACCCAGCTCGGCACCCCTACACCCCTTTTCCCCCGTATCGACCCCAAGAAACAAGAAGCCATGGAAACACCTGCTGCACCCGCCGCCCCTGTCGACGCCGCTCCCATCGAGCAAACCGCCGAGCCGATCACGATCCAGGACTTTATGAAGGTCCAACTGCGAGTTGGCCGCGTGCTCGAAGCGGAGACGCTGGAGAAGAGCGACAAGCTCGTGAAGCTCCAAGTCCTGATTGGCACGGAGAAGCGTCAGATTCTGGCCGGGATTCGCAAATCGTACAATCCACTGGACCTCGTCGGACGGCAGGTGATCGTGGTCGCGAACCTCAAGCCAGCGAAGTTGATGGGCCACGAGAGCCAAGGCATGATTTTGGCGGCGGACGGTCCCGATGGTCAGGCAATCCTTCTCCAGCCAGAGCAAGAAGCGCCCGAAGGCACGAGCGTCCACTAGGCAACCAAAAACCAACGTGGGCCACCCTTTGCAGGGTAGCCCACGTTCTGTTGTTAGCCGCGCAGCTCCTTACTTTTTCTTGTGCGGGTCGGGGAAACGCTCGGTCGGAGCCGGACCGTTTCGCTCGACATTGGCTCGCGGCATCGCAGCGTCGTCTCGTGCGCCCTTACCCACCACCTTGGCGGTGATGAAGAACACGATCTCCGTTCGTTGGCGCGAAGTATCCGTGCGCGAGAAGAGCTTGCCGATGATCGGGATGTCCTTCAGGATCGGGATACCGCTGACTTCTCGGCGATCTTCATCGCGGATGAGGCCGCCAAGAGCAATCGTCTCGCCGTCGTCCATCATCACATTGCTCTGAGCGATGCGCTCGCTGGTCTGCGGGAGCTGACCACCACCGGGAACCGGGGTGAAGCCGCGCAGGTAACTAACGACCGGACGGAGATCCATGAAGATGCGATTGTCTGCACCGATCCTCGGGAGGATCGAGCAGCGCACGCCGACTCGGACCGAATTGGTCGTGACGGTGACGCCGTTCTGCGAAGACTGAATCGACTCGATGTAGCGGATGACGTCGCCGACGAAGTACTCCGTTTCGCGACCGTCGGTCGCGAGGAAGTTCGGGCGGGCGATCAGGCTGCGGTTGCCGTTCAGCGCATCGAGGGTCCCGAGTACCGAGTACTTGTCCACTCCGCTCGTACCAGCCGAGATTGCGCCTGGGGATCCCGCGGAGAGGCCCGGATTCTGATTCAAGCGAACCAGGTTCACCACACCACCCGTCAAGATGCTCCAGTCAAGACCGACCTTTAGGGCCTCTTCCTTGCTCATCTCCATGACTCGCAGGTCGATCGCGACTTGCTTGGGCTCGATGTCGAGCTTGTCCAGCAGCGCTTTCGCTCGGTCCAGCTGGCTCTTGTTCCCTCGCAGGAACAGTCGCATGGGCTTTGCGACACGCTCCGTGTCACTGAACGGGAGAGTGATGCCCTCGACGTCGGCCTTTTCCGTCTTCACGCCGACTTCTTGAACCTTTGGTCCCTCGGTCGATTCGCTGACGTTCTCGTTGCCACTTTCCGAACTCGACTTCGTCGACTTCTTGGGAGGGGCTTCGTAGATACGCGGCTGGCTAACCGCTCCAGGCGGAATATCCACTCGGATACCAGGGATCGCAGACATCAGCTGATCACGCAATGACCGCGGCTCCGAGAACCGGATGTCGTAGATGATGGAATCGTCCGACGCACCGTCAAACTCCTCAAGGAGCTTCTTGGCGCGCAGTACTTCTTCCTTCCGGCCGACCATGATGATCGCCTGTCGCTCGCTGCCGAGCGGCGAGGGGTACATCTCAATGTTCTGGAACGCACTGGCTTTCAGGTTGCGGACCGTATCCAGCAGGTTCTTCGCCGGCATGGACTCCGACGTGATCAGGTACGTCTCCTGAACCATGTCGGCGTTCTCAGAGATCGGTACACCCTTCACCGCACAGATCTGTTTGTCGATGCTGTGGATCAGGGGCTCAGTTCGGTCGAGAACCGCTGTTGGGCCGACCAGAATCACGTAGAGCGTGCTAAAGGTCTTGGGTACGGAAGTACCCTTCGGATCAGGCTTGCCGTCAGGACCGGCCGCAGGAGTTGCCTTTTCACCGTCGTCATCACCCGCAAGCAAGATGTCATATCCACCGCCTGCGGTTTCCGCTGGGAAGGCCCGCATGACTGCCGAGCGAATCTGTGCCGGCTCGCCACTGTAGATGGGGACCAGTCGAGTCTCTGAAGGTGTGTTGGCCGTCTTACTGACCGCCTTCAGGAGATCGTTGAACTTGTCCTTCTGGGCAACGACGTAGGTTCGGCCCACCAATGCATATCGCAAGTCGGCCATCGCGGTGACGATGTCCAGTGCCTGCTCGGTGGTGACGTTGCTGAGCTTGACGGTGAGGTTGCCCTTGATGTCCGGCGCGGTGACGATGTTCGCCCCCGACTGCAAGGCAAGCGCCTTCAGCACGAGCGAGACATCGGTGTTCACGAAGTCGATCGAGACATTGCTCGCCGATCGAACCGCAAAGACTCCCGCATCAGTTCCCGGGTTAGAGGCTTTCACCACGGGCTTCGACGTGTCTTTGGGATTCGGCTTGTCGGCCGGTTTCGGTGCGGGTTTCTTCTCTGTGGGGTCGGTGAAAGCGTCGGCGATCACCCCGTCCATCGGCTGATCGACCTGCGGCTTGTCCAGCGGATCGATAATCGACGGGAGGCGTCCGTCTCCGCCATTTGAGTTCTTCGGCTCGACGGGATTCAGCACCGGAGTGCGTCCGTCGCCCGATCCGGCAGTCACGCCAGCGGCTTCGAGGAACGCGTCCTTCGGACTCGGCACCTTGCCCGCAGCGGCGGTACCGATCAAAACATCAACGCCGCCTTCGACAGGCGTAACGGTAGGCGTGATCGCGGAGTCCATGCGGAAGTGGACACGCACGCGTGGCGGGCGAGCACTGAACCAACCGGTTTGCACCGTGGTCACTCCGGCCGTATCGACGCGCAGCAGCTTAACCGCGGAGCCCAACGAGGCGGCAAACTCCAAAATGAACGAGCGCCCGCTGTTTACGCGAAGCTGCTTCGGCTCA is part of the Chthonomonas sp. genome and harbors:
- the asnS gene encoding asparagine--tRNA ligase, producing the protein MDYRRTYLKDLFELAPGTQTEAYGWVKTRRDSKEVSFVQLSDGSTFRDLQVVIESGSIDEQLLKSLTTGACAKFTGEVVASPASGQAVELKASGVTLYGAANPEQYPLQKKGATMEFLREIAHLRMRGNTFGAVFRVRSRAAYAIHKFFNDRGFHYVHTPIITASDCEGAGAMFAVTTMLDEPKHDQQAKLKTAEYAEDFFGKPAFLTVSGQLEAETFALGMTNVYTFGPTFRAERSNTARHLSEFWMIEPEMAFCDLEGDMNLAEEFLKAVIGDVLSHCASDLEFFNQRIEPELLKTLEHVVTSGFERMTYTEAVKHLESSGEKWEFPVGWGIDLQSEHERWLTEVKVGRPVILTDYPREIKAFYMRGNDDGKTVRAMDVLAPRIGEIIGGSQREERLDVLESRIAEMELPLEPYQWYLDLRRFGSAPHSGFGLGFERLLMYLTGMKNIRDVIPYHRTPGSAEF
- a CDS encoding carboxypeptidase regulatory-like domain-containing protein, whose translation is MQWPRIFVVWALALALTVVGCGGGTPKTTTSIISGRVTFEDGLPARGAVVTGRDGSAITTTNGSFVLTGQRAADLVIKAEITDNGTKYIGQNLARTYEGEQYPNVNIMVVPQNQTATVEGVVEDRNGNPLELARVFALGAGALSSTSVLTDKDGKFTLRYLLGNVNYEVSAGGGDYRSDSESVTLNVGEKRFIRFVLGNPGSPVFGPPQNLSAIAWTSPVSRDESLSAAVENLKRLVDPKRPKTSGRLSSSGNPVEIELEWDSISNPDLYGWGIYRARSNGSFSGLDFFREPLGSVYLDSDVNLTPNSEYSYHVTACNTRYPYDNGSESDPSADVAVTPLDDMRLRSTTLAPLTFAWEPVLGADNYVVYLFDRYPGFGVDSIWNNASDRATGNSKRYNGSIRLVTGKQYYFMVLGLGDSDSSRTISEVGAFIYQE
- the metG gene encoding methionine--tRNA ligase, which codes for MPKQTYITTPIYYVNSVPHIGTTLTTLVADMCMRYERMRGNEATYLTGTDENGPKVMEAAIKSGRDPMEFVTEISDRFRETFTAMNMQYDRFVRTTDEHHKRAVHLFFNTLRERGHVYEGTYEGWYDVSSETFYKEADIVDGKSPDGNPVQWVSEKNWFFRLSAFGDQLLEHIEANPKFLLPESRRNEVVAYIKQGLRDMAISRKISGWGIPVPGEEEQVFYVWFDALISYISGTGWPDNGWEALWPAEIHWMAKEIFTRFHATFWPAMLMAMDLPLPKTIIAHGWFVFGDQKMSKSLGNIIAPLELVEEIKAKTGAEHAMAVDAVRFSLARLLPYDGDTNYTRAEVDKHYNSDLANDLGNALNRSLSMAHKFAGGVVPEAPIESEMVAAVRTAVTDFDAAMDILHIDHATEAALGLVRFLNKYIDTRAPWALAKSEDPALGGVLRSMLFALRAAEGMLRPIMPWAADAIAQQLGLPPLVRWSDIGTEGTIPGGTQLGTPTPLFPRIDPKKQEAMETPAAPAAPVDAAPIEQTAEPITIQDFMKVQLRVGRVLEAETLEKSDKLVKLQVLIGTEKRQILAGIRKSYNPLDLVGRQVIVVANLKPAKLMGHESQGMILAADGPDGQAILLQPEQEAPEGTSVH